A stretch of the Chloroflexota bacterium genome encodes the following:
- a CDS encoding class I SAM-dependent RNA methyltransferase: MSNQQAQQAQINPGIRRRRKDTDAAPEIATLELHAWGNLGDTLANFEDGVINVFGGIPGERVRARIIRYRRRRRQHVSAIVGEVIDASPHRIDPPCAYFGACTGCQWQHIDYDHQLELKRQRVANALGEYPELRRIIVSETLPGPQMFGYRNHARFTIRESGMLGYINRLTRRFVKVDDCALMHPWINEALRALQGKAAETTQLSVRYGVNTGDWLIQPTMHNPDIPLPTGQTHYWEQMHDRHLRIASPSFAQVNTPQAERLATIVSERLRLDGTETLVDAYAGVGTFAVLLADSACRVIAIEESSAAVNDAAVNIEGITNLEFVCSRTEDYLDSLDDPPDAVIIDPPRVGCHPATLDALIRRKPKRTVYVSCDPDSLARDLAYLVAGGFAVSSVEPVDMFPQTYHTECIATLVPAVTLPADGQPEDTPL, from the coding sequence ATGTCAAACCAACAAGCCCAACAGGCACAGATAAATCCCGGTATTCGGCGGCGGCGCAAGGACACGGACGCGGCGCCTGAAATCGCCACGCTCGAACTGCACGCATGGGGTAATCTCGGAGACACGCTTGCGAACTTTGAGGATGGCGTCATCAACGTATTCGGTGGCATACCGGGCGAGCGTGTACGTGCGCGCATCATTCGCTATCGCCGCAGACGCCGCCAGCATGTATCCGCCATCGTCGGCGAAGTCATTGACGCATCGCCGCACAGGATCGACCCGCCGTGCGCATACTTCGGCGCGTGCACCGGCTGCCAGTGGCAGCACATTGACTACGACCACCAACTCGAACTAAAGCGGCAGCGCGTGGCGAATGCGCTCGGCGAATACCCGGAGCTGCGGAGAATCATCGTCTCCGAGACGCTGCCCGGCCCGCAGATGTTCGGCTACCGCAATCATGCGCGCTTCACTATTCGCGAGTCTGGCATGCTCGGCTACATCAATCGGCTGACGCGCCGCTTCGTCAAGGTCGATGACTGCGCGCTGATGCATCCGTGGATTAACGAAGCATTGCGCGCGCTGCAAGGCAAAGCCGCAGAGACCACGCAGCTTTCCGTCCGATACGGAGTCAACACCGGGGATTGGCTGATACAACCGACGATGCACAACCCGGATATTCCGCTGCCGACCGGACAGACGCACTATTGGGAACAGATGCACGATCGCCACCTGCGCATCGCGTCTCCATCGTTCGCGCAGGTCAACACACCGCAGGCGGAACGGCTCGCCACCATAGTTAGCGAACGCCTTCGGCTTGATGGCACCGAAACGCTGGTTGACGCATACGCAGGAGTCGGCACATTCGCGGTGCTGCTCGCGGATTCTGCGTGCCGCGTAATTGCCATCGAAGAATCGTCCGCAGCCGTCAACGACGCAGCCGTGAACATCGAAGGCATCACCAACCTAGAGTTCGTTTGCAGCAGAACGGAAGACTATCTGGACTCGCTAGACGACCCGCCGGATGCTGTCATAATCGACCCTCCGCGAGTCGGCTGCCACCCGGCAACCTTGGACGCGCTAATCCGCCGCAAGCCAAAGCGCACTGTCTATGTGTCCTGCGACCCCGACAGCCTAGCCCGCGACCTCGCCTACCTAGTCGCGGGCGGATTCGCAGTCTCTTCCGTCGAACCAGTGGACATGTTCCCGCAAACCTATCACACCGAATGCATCGCAACCCTCGTCCCGGCGGTTACATTGCCTGCTGATGGTCAGCCGGAAGATACGCCCTTGTGA
- the maf gene encoding septum formation protein Maf, with translation MPHHYRYRSNRPGWRRLILASGSPRRRQLIKAIDLPLRIVGSGDDEPDPSAGESPRLYVQRLALQKAKFATKMTRDDIVLGADTSVAIDDAILGKPASATEAVQMLLLLRGRMHEVVTGIAILDTETGICSTSARASKVYMRQYSDNEIARYVESGEPFDKAGAYAAQDASFKPAERIDGCYANVIGLPVCDVLTLLDRIGVPTTFRLGWQIYPGCADCDYWATQTATKKGARRV, from the coding sequence ATGCCACACCACTACCGTTACAGGAGCAACCGACCGGGCTGGCGACGGCTGATACTCGCGTCCGGCTCGCCGCGCCGCCGGCAGCTCATCAAGGCTATCGACCTGCCATTGCGGATTGTGGGCAGCGGCGATGACGAACCCGACCCGAGCGCGGGCGAATCGCCACGCTTGTATGTGCAGCGGCTGGCGCTGCAAAAGGCAAAGTTCGCCACGAAAATGACTAGAGATGACATAGTGCTCGGGGCGGACACATCCGTGGCAATCGACGACGCGATTCTCGGCAAGCCCGCAAGCGCAACCGAGGCAGTGCAGATGCTGCTACTGCTGCGAGGCCGCATGCATGAGGTCGTTACCGGCATCGCAATTCTGGACACTGAGACCGGCATCTGCTCCACGAGCGCGAGGGCGAGCAAGGTTTATATGCGGCAATACTCGGACAACGAAATCGCCCGCTATGTCGAAAGCGGCGAGCCGTTCGACAAGGCGGGCGCATACGCCGCGCAGGATGCGTCGTTCAAGCCCGCCGAGCGCATTGATGGCTGCTATGCCAATGTTATCGGGCTGCCGGTGTGCGATGTGCTGACGCTCCTCGACCGCATAGGCGTGCCCACAACATTCAGGCTTGGCTGGCAGATATATCCCGGCTGTGCGGACTGCGATTACTGGGCTACGCAGACAGCGACAAAGAAGGGAGCGCGGCGCGTATGA
- the tatA gene encoding twin-arginine translocase TatA/TatE family subunit yields MPFRIGPVELILILVVLLLIFGVGKLPQVGQAVGKAVRQFRDSQEASLDSESANDDKVKAGSKGSSL; encoded by the coding sequence ATGCCCTTCAGAATTGGACCGGTCGAATTGATCCTTATTCTAGTGGTGTTGCTGCTTATCTTCGGCGTTGGTAAGTTGCCTCAGGTCGGACAGGCCGTTGGGAAAGCGGTACGGCAGTTCCGGGACAGCCAAGAGGCTTCGCTAGACTCCGAATCCGCTAATGATGACAAGGTGAAAGCAGGCAGCAAAGGGTCTAGCCTTTAA
- a CDS encoding carboxymuconolactone decarboxylase family protein, translating into MARITQITERSQVEEGSQGIFDSIATSRGRVSGPFSVLLNSPEVAGRAAHLGAYIRFESTLTPSQRELAIITAAREFDCAYEWAAHASLAEQAGVPTSTIDVIANGGDLSELSDDEALIVGYGRQILRDHRVSADTFEAAKAKFGEQGVTELTATIGYYGMLACALNAFEVTPSPDMPQLP; encoded by the coding sequence ATGGCGCGAATCACGCAGATTACGGAACGCAGTCAGGTGGAAGAGGGCAGCCAGGGCATTTTCGATTCGATAGCGACCAGCCGCGGGCGTGTGAGCGGACCCTTCTCGGTGCTGCTGAATAGTCCAGAGGTTGCCGGGCGCGCGGCGCATCTTGGCGCTTACATACGCTTCGAGTCCACGCTGACGCCGAGCCAGCGCGAGCTCGCCATCATCACGGCGGCGCGCGAATTCGACTGTGCCTATGAATGGGCGGCGCACGCGAGTTTGGCAGAGCAGGCGGGCGTGCCAACTTCGACAATCGACGTCATCGCCAACGGTGGCGATCTCAGCGAATTGAGCGATGACGAGGCGCTCATCGTGGGTTATGGCAGGCAAATCCTGCGAGATCATCGTGTCTCCGCGGACACATTCGAGGCGGCAAAAGCGAAATTCGGCGAGCAGGGCGTTACTGAGCTGACTGCCACAATTGGCTACTACGGTATGCTCGCCTGCGCGCTGAACGCGTTTGAGGTCACGCCGTCACCGGATATGCCGCAGCTGCCCTAA
- the fusA gene encoding elongation factor G, with product MPKFTTDKLRNIVLLSHGGAGKTILAEAMLHTAGHTTRLGRVEDGTTVSDFEPEEIRRQSSSQMSVLACPWRDSKINILDTPGYADFRGEVISASRVADAAIIVVSAAAGVEVGTNQMWNLATERNMPRIIFISKMDRENADFDRIMADITDRFGRECVPVQIPIGAEADFSGVVNLLDPDADAPGDAADAVEEARERLIEAVAEADDELADKYLEGEEITQSEMIAGLKQGILDGLIIPVLVGASTTQVGTTELLDAVVDFLPSPADVSNVTAQTTDGAVSMGPDSNGPLAALVFKTSADPFVGKLSYFRVYSGTFTGDSQHWNANTGQQERVGQVFEVRGKEQTAAPELASGDIGATPKLNSVLTGHTICQRDNPFTLEGMEFPSSVYLMAVFPKSQADVDKMTSSLSRITEEDPSLTVTREPDTLEVLLGGLGDTHVDLAVEKMKNKFGAEMILQVPKVAYKETISGRTRVEYRHKKQSGGHGQFGHVWLELEPLPRGGGFEFAETVVGGNVPREYIPSVEKGVSKAMTGGAIAGYPIVDIKATLFDGSYHTVDSSGICFEIAGGQALTKGVQLASPTLLEPIMRVQITVPDDYTGDIIGDMNSKRGRIHGMTPMGNGTTMIEGETPQAEMLRYATELRSMTQGQGGFIIDFDHYEEVPAHLVDRIVEQLREREAARA from the coding sequence ATGCCGAAGTTCACCACCGACAAGTTGCGCAACATAGTTCTGCTGTCACACGGGGGCGCAGGGAAGACTATACTTGCAGAGGCTATGCTGCACACCGCGGGGCACACCACGCGGCTCGGCAGAGTGGAAGACGGCACGACAGTCTCTGACTTCGAGCCTGAGGAGATTCGCCGCCAGTCCAGCTCGCAGATGTCCGTTCTCGCCTGCCCGTGGCGCGACAGCAAGATTAATATCCTAGACACGCCGGGCTACGCGGACTTTCGTGGTGAAGTGATTTCTGCTTCCCGCGTAGCGGACGCCGCGATAATTGTCGTATCCGCAGCGGCTGGCGTGGAAGTTGGCACGAACCAGATGTGGAATCTCGCCACTGAGCGCAATATGCCGCGCATAATCTTCATCAGCAAGATGGATCGTGAGAACGCGGATTTCGATCGCATCATGGCGGACATCACCGACCGATTCGGCAGGGAATGCGTGCCGGTGCAGATTCCTATCGGTGCGGAAGCCGACTTTTCCGGCGTGGTCAACCTGCTAGATCCTGATGCAGATGCGCCGGGGGACGCCGCGGACGCCGTTGAAGAAGCGCGCGAACGCCTCATAGAAGCGGTCGCGGAAGCCGATGACGAACTCGCCGACAAGTACCTTGAAGGCGAGGAAATCACACAATCCGAGATGATTGCGGGACTGAAGCAAGGCATATTGGACGGGCTGATTATTCCGGTTCTGGTCGGCGCATCGACGACGCAGGTCGGCACGACTGAGCTGCTCGACGCCGTGGTGGATTTCCTGCCGTCGCCGGCAGATGTCAGCAATGTAACTGCGCAGACCACAGACGGCGCGGTGTCCATGGGCCCTGACAGCAACGGACCGCTCGCGGCGCTGGTGTTCAAGACATCGGCAGACCCGTTCGTAGGCAAGCTGTCATACTTCCGCGTGTACAGCGGCACATTCACAGGAGACAGCCAGCATTGGAATGCCAACACCGGACAGCAAGAGCGCGTAGGGCAGGTGTTCGAGGTGCGCGGCAAGGAGCAGACCGCCGCCCCTGAACTTGCATCCGGCGACATCGGGGCGACGCCAAAGCTCAACTCCGTGCTAACAGGGCATACTATCTGCCAGCGCGACAACCCATTCACACTGGAAGGCATGGAATTCCCAAGCTCGGTTTATCTGATGGCTGTTTTCCCCAAGTCACAGGCGGACGTGGACAAGATGACCAGTTCGCTGTCGCGCATCACGGAGGAAGACCCGAGCCTAACAGTAACGCGCGAGCCGGACACGCTGGAAGTGTTGCTTGGTGGTTTAGGCGACACACACGTTGACCTCGCGGTCGAGAAGATGAAGAACAAGTTCGGCGCGGAGATGATTTTGCAGGTGCCGAAGGTCGCGTATAAGGAGACCATCAGCGGCAGGACGCGAGTGGAATATCGCCACAAGAAGCAGTCCGGCGGGCACGGTCAGTTCGGTCATGTGTGGCTGGAGCTTGAGCCGCTGCCTCGTGGCGGAGGCTTCGAGTTTGCCGAGACCGTCGTCGGCGGTAATGTGCCGCGCGAGTATATCCCTTCTGTGGAGAAGGGCGTATCCAAGGCGATGACGGGCGGCGCAATTGCCGGCTACCCCATTGTGGACATTAAAGCGACGCTATTCGACGGCAGCTACCACACCGTTGACTCGTCCGGCATCTGCTTTGAAATTGCAGGCGGGCAGGCGCTGACGAAGGGCGTGCAATTGGCGTCGCCCACGCTGCTAGAGCCGATAATGCGCGTGCAGATAACCGTCCCCGACGATTACACGGGCGATATAATCGGCGACATGAATTCTAAGCGCGGCAGGATCCACGGCATGACGCCTATGGGCAACGGTACGACGATGATCGAAGGCGAGACCCCACAGGCGGAGATGCTGCGCTACGCTACCGAGCTGCGCTCCATGACGCAGGGACAAGGCGGCTTCATCATCGATTTCGACCACTACGAAGAAGTCCCAGCCCACCTAGTAGATCGTATAGTAGAGCAGCTGCGCGAACGCGAAGCCGCAAGGGCGTAG
- a CDS encoding twin-arginine translocase TatA/TatE family subunit — MSFLGMGTFEIIVILLVAFIFLGPERMVDAARTLGKWTGELRRMGSTVQAEMDDIGNIGAPLSQRPAPPRDQQPNDGDNPSNTPLDQDEPDARQADGPVAFRRSNADTVRQQQPQQPPREETRTTSGEDSV, encoded by the coding sequence ATGAGCTTCCTCGGAATGGGCACATTCGAAATAATCGTCATATTGCTGGTCGCCTTCATCTTCCTTGGACCGGAGCGCATGGTTGACGCCGCCAGAACGCTCGGCAAGTGGACAGGGGAACTGCGCCGCATGGGATCAACCGTGCAGGCAGAGATGGATGACATCGGCAACATCGGCGCGCCGCTGTCACAACGACCCGCGCCGCCCCGGGATCAGCAACCTAACGATGGCGATAACCCGTCGAATACACCGCTCGACCAAGACGAACCGGACGCCCGTCAGGCGGATGGACCCGTGGCATTCCGCAGAAGTAATGCAGATACAGTCAGACAACAGCAGCCGCAGCAACCGCCGCGCGAAGAGACACGCACAACTTCCGGCGAGGACAGCGTATGA
- the def gene encoding peptide deformylase, producing MAIREILQIPHPTLRQRAKRVRAINDSVLRLAYDMVDTMRDAKGVGLAANQVGELWRVVVIQLPDEEDARIYINPEITLREGERRVEEGCLSIAGYKGFVTRSVSIRFRALDHSAKTVKLRAEDMLSQAMEHEVDHLNGILYTDHMEAHEKLIKVVEEDEAAPEPDDADAAQDDDTDGTNSADADDAPQASHAGESGLWLPEQDSRNTPATLKIK from the coding sequence ATGGCTATTCGCGAAATACTGCAAATACCGCATCCCACGCTCCGACAAAGGGCGAAGAGAGTGCGCGCCATCAACGATAGTGTATTGCGTCTCGCGTACGACATGGTTGACACGATGCGCGATGCGAAGGGCGTGGGTCTCGCGGCGAATCAGGTTGGCGAACTATGGCGCGTGGTTGTGATTCAGCTGCCGGACGAAGAGGATGCGCGCATCTACATCAACCCAGAAATCACACTGCGCGAAGGCGAGCGCCGCGTCGAAGAGGGTTGCCTGAGCATTGCGGGCTATAAGGGCTTCGTAACGCGATCTGTGTCGATACGCTTCCGCGCGCTCGACCACAGTGCGAAGACCGTGAAACTGCGCGCCGAAGATATGCTGTCGCAGGCGATGGAGCACGAAGTCGATCACCTGAATGGCATCCTGTACACCGATCACATGGAGGCGCACGAAAAGCTCATCAAGGTCGTGGAAGAAGACGAAGCCGCGCCGGAGCCGGATGATGCGGATGCCGCACAGGACGACGACACAGACGGTACGAACAGCGCCGATGCCGACGATGCGCCGCAAGCCTCGCACGCCGGCGAAAGCGGTCTGTGGCTGCCCGAACAAGACTCGCGCAACACCCCCGCCACATTAAAGATCAAATAG
- the tatC gene encoding twin-arginine translocase subunit TatC, whose product MSSDKGVPFQDHITELRRRVMYSAIAILITTVIAFIFHEQVLTLLMQPAQGFTNIPSGKPIYTDLTEFISTAMKASLLVGLLTALPFVLYQMVMFVAPGLSPSERRYLYALLPAVVLAFILGAAFGYRVLFPPAIHFLLSFGSDIATPYIRIGSYVSLMISLLFWMGVVFETPIVLFFLSRIGVVSPEQLGRQRRYAIVVAFILGALITPTFDPINQTLVALPIIVLYEVGIWLAKIGARQRSRQRANEAA is encoded by the coding sequence ATGAGTTCCGACAAAGGCGTGCCGTTTCAGGACCACATCACTGAGCTTCGCCGCCGTGTGATGTACTCGGCGATTGCCATTCTCATCACCACCGTCATCGCGTTCATCTTTCATGAACAGGTGCTGACGCTGCTTATGCAACCAGCGCAGGGCTTCACGAACATCCCGAGCGGCAAGCCCATCTACACCGACCTTACCGAGTTCATCAGCACCGCGATGAAGGCGTCGCTGTTGGTCGGGCTGTTAACCGCGCTGCCGTTCGTGCTGTACCAGATGGTAATGTTCGTCGCGCCGGGCCTCAGTCCGTCGGAGCGGCGCTACCTGTACGCACTGCTGCCCGCCGTCGTGCTGGCGTTCATACTCGGCGCGGCATTCGGCTACCGCGTGTTATTTCCGCCCGCGATACACTTCCTGCTGAGCTTCGGCAGTGACATAGCCACGCCATACATCCGCATCGGCAGCTATGTGAGCCTGATGATCTCGCTGCTGTTCTGGATGGGCGTGGTCTTCGAGACGCCCATCGTGCTGTTCTTCTTGTCGCGCATCGGCGTCGTATCACCGGAGCAACTTGGCAGGCAGCGCCGCTACGCCATCGTGGTCGCGTTCATACTCGGCGCGCTCATTACGCCTACCTTTGACCCCATCAACCAGACGCTAGTCGCATTGCCCATAATCGTGTTGTATGAAGTAGGCATCTGGCTAGCCAAAATCGGAGCCAGGCAGCGAAGCCGACAACGCGCCAACGAAGCCGCTTAG